The Glycine max cultivar Williams 82 chromosome 17, Glycine_max_v4.0, whole genome shotgun sequence genome contains the following window.
taaattaacacaaaatataatttcttataatttagatttaatgatgaaattgaattaattaaaaaaataaaaaaataaaattaaatctaaaaaaataagaggataagaaaagtaaatctaactttaattttaattaaataacataaagtCCTAGAcatattaaaggaaaaataaaaagaattagttGATGTGAGCAAACTGAAAAGTGAAAACGATGGTAAGCATTGTAGCAGGTGGTTGTAGGTTGTAGTGATAGGGGTTACGGGGTATTCTGAAATCCGGATCAGATTATGACAATGGGACAACATAAGCTTACGCTTACACGCTTAGCTTTTGAGATCATGCATGACGTTAAGTAATACACGTGGGGCATATGTCTTGACGTAAAGTAATACACGTGGGGCATATGTCTCCAACCCTGTCTCTTTAGGTTTAGGTACTTTTTTTAGAATGTTGAATATGAATActacaattaaataattaatttggtttGTTTAACAAGTAAAATAGGTGGAGAAAAACATGGTCAAACATTAGAGCTAGATTAATAATATGctatttgatattatttaatatttttatgttagctaAGAATTTCACAGTATGTtggttttattaaatattatgtgTTCGCACACTTTATtagtaagaataaaataaaaaactacttcgtgataaaaaaaaatcaattaaaaaattgtccGAACAATGTATTATAATGTTTCGAATTCGATAACGCGTGATAATTATCGTATCCcttattatatttcaaaataaattaattacattaattatttcagGAAAACTATCaatagaaaaacatatttctacCAATTTACATTTTTATCCGTGTACGGAAATGGTAAACTGAATCCCATTGATTGATGGATAACAAGGCAgcacatttttttcttcattttctaatcatttattgaaaatgtttaattaatctTGATATAATAAAAACCGACACTGATATgcttagtaaaataatattatatactgAAAAAATTTCAACCTcatgaaatttatttcttttgtaaataaatatttaaaatttaatttcatacaAATTGATGTTTAAATTGTGTCTTGATTGTAATAAATCATATACACTATtctaataaaatcatttaatgtaataataatttCCTTAATGTTGAAGTACTAGTATTaagattcagcaaaaaaaaaagtactagtattaaatgttttttttctagaGTTACTTTCCGTAAAATACACATTAGATACTGAATAATAATGTTTTATTCTTAACTATCAAAATcacttcaaaattatattttgttgaaattcttaaatttgACATGATATAATGGAACATGTTaacaattagttaaaaatcaaagaatACGTTAGACCATTTGTTTTCTTATAGTTGAAAGCTTTCGTACGTTGattcttaataaaaaagaatcttttattattaatttatcaacagTTGCTTTTAGGGAGTAATAAatactttgaaaagaaaaatatttgataaagatCCCTTAACCTTCTAAAAAAAATCCCTTAACCCATGGGCGGACGTAGGTTCAAGGGAGGGGAGGCCTTGGCCCCcttaattttttctaaattttaaattcaatgcttacaacaatttttttaatataatttttacttttcttcacctatatcttttataattttattcaccttctagttttttttatttttttcagctTTATAATGATATGTTTTCGTAAATAAGCTCATGATTACAAAAACTCAACCAGATCCATTGAAAAACCACTAATTTTGTAATTACATCATATAGACGATAGAactataactaaaaataataattttatattttgaacatTAACTTATGAATATTTTGTAcataaattgataatatatttatcagaTGAATATTATACTTTTATGTTGGTCCCTCTATCTTTTGAATCAGGATTTGTTCCTATCTTAACCTATTTAACACctaaaagaagtaaaaagaatatataatgtgcataaagagagataaaagaaatctttaaaatgaaaaatatttatatattattactcttaataaaaattaaagttaaagaaATACTCCTCCCAATGTTGAAAGTAGAGAGCGGTTTCCTTATCCAAACCAAAGATTAATGTAGGGAGTAGTAGTAAATAGAATCCCTAGGCAGTTCCGAAATTGAATTAAGTTCACGTGGATTAGAATACACGCGTGGTCCAAGATTGTCTTCTTATACCTAAAATTCACACAACGCGTAACGACGAACATTCAGTGCCACGTAGACAAACAAGTCACAATGGGTCTCTTGTGTTCCCCAGGGACGCGCCTCGCCAAGTGAGTGCTGACCGGAGAGTCAAAATTCTTCACTCGCTTCATCAAACACTCTCTCACAACACAGTACAGTACGGTCAACCTCTTACccgcaacatatatatatatatattggccGCAAACTCTCCCACAACACAGCACCAACAACTCCTATTAAGTTTTCAGTtctcacaaattaaaaaataaaaatattatatatacatatatatatatatatatattctcttcgAGTCCGtcgaaaaagaaaacaatggcGAAACCCAGCAGCGAAAAGCCAGAGGAGCATAGCGATTCCAAGTACTACAAAGGGGTCCGAAAGAGAAAATGGGGCAAATGGGTATCCGAAATAAGACTACCCAACAGCCGTCAGAGGATTTGGTTGGGATCCTACGACACCCCCGAGAAGGCCGCGCGTGCCTTCGACGCGGCAATGTTCTGCTTACGTGGCCGCAACGCCAAGTTTAATTTCCCCGACAACCCACCCGACATCGCCGGCGGAACGTCCATGACGCCGTCGCAGATTCAGATCGCCGCCGCACAATTCGCCAACGCGGGGCCCCACGAGGGACATTCGGGTCGACCCGAACATCCTCCCATGGAATCTCCATCGCCTTCTGTTTCGGAAGGGACCATCCAAACGGACAGTGACGTCCCCACTCTTAACGGTTCAGTAACGGATTTGTTCACGCCCGTTGGGTCGAGTGGTTACGCATCCGATTACGGGATTTTCCCGGGCTTTGATGATTTCAGTGGCGATTTTTATGTGCCGGAAATGCCGAACGTTAATTATGGAGAAGAAAACGGGGAAGGGTTCATAGTTGATGAATCTTTCTTGTGGAATTTTTGAGGGGCAATCAAATCCAGTATTCACCACCGGCCAAATGGGTTATGGTTCAGGACTACGAGAGAGGCGTAACCAAGTTTaagaataaagtttttttatttatacatcaaatagtttattaaaattattattattttatttaaaatttatttttaaatataattttataatatttttttttaggtatattaatactaaaaaataaaatttaaaactatttttttagctAAAGTCCTTACATGGATTGTTTGATCCTTAAGTCGATCCTGTCATTGTTATGGTTGCAGATAGTTTTATTGATTCTGGAACCGTGGTAATGATCCGGGTTTGAATTCGTTAATTTTTGGACGACCAAACCTATATGATTAATGAGTTTCTATGATATTGATATCGATGCTACTGTCaagattattgtaaaaaaaaaagttgtgattcattcaataatgaaaatattagttATCTTGCAAATACcagctttcttattttttttaactttgagttAAGTTATGTTCTACGACAAGCAAAATTTGCCGTCACCTTATAGCTAGGGTAACAAATTTGAATgttagttttcaaattttttattacattccAACTTTATCCTTGTAACTATTTATATTGAAATGAATTGATCTATTTgtgtaagaaaaatgaaaatattagttTCTCCATCGtcaaatactaatttttattctatgatcacttttttaaatgaaagttgCATTATTTTTATGGCAAACATATCGGTTAAAAAGTGTTATTAATCTAATGTCACGTTAgagtatttttactttaaataggTATATTGTCAAATTCAAGGTTTAAATTCAACTTATTTACCTAACACAATATGTCTTGGGCTTTTTTAAAAGCTTAATGTAGCTTAAAacactttaattattattaactaaattagtttttaaattaattaataacttttatttttaataaattacaatGCTATATAATACATTAGAAAAGATGTTATTAGTACTTTTTTAGATGGATTTCAACTTTTTGTCatgcatatttttattcttgttatttGGTAATAATTGTTTGTTTATGCTTTTTAATCttaagattattattttatctttatcaaaTATCTCAATAGTAGAAGACTATGCATGGCTTAGATAGATTCCAAGAGCAAAATAACATAATCAAAaggcaatttaatttttattagttctGGTAACCAGTCATAATAACATAATTACATTGATAACTACTTGGGTCTAAGGCTAAGAAATCTAGGCATAAATCAAATAGCGCTTTGTTTTGTTGTCTAAACTAAACAGACAAAGTCCTAGCAGACTGCCTCCACGGCAAGCCTCTTAGCAAGATTTCCACAAGCCGTTGCACCAAACGTCTTCTCTGAAAGATCAATTGAACATGCTTCCTTGCCAACGCATGCCTACAGAATGAAGTATTAAACTCAAACCATTATCATCATCCTAATAATAATCTTAAGGAAAATAACATTTGAGTCTCTTAATTACCTTTTGCACGATGGGAAGTGCATTACTCTTGCTCTCGCAACTGCCATTGGTGAATGCTCCACACACTCCTTTTGGATCACCAAAACTTGCAAACTTAATAGCGGAGATTTTACGACCTTGGCAAGACAACTCCAAAGTCTTGTTCTCATATGCATTTGCACATACATTGCCAACAACAACGGTTTGGAAATTCACTAGTGATGGGTTTCCACCCAACTCCGCAAACAAAACCAAAGTATTTGCACCATCTTTAAGATAAGAGCGAGGGACATGGTACctgaattaataatttaaaacataaaacataattatcttattgtaaaatgaataattaataaacacaaGAAATGATAGTGTACTATGTGTAAAAGTAAAACCAACCATCTTTGTGTTGGCTTCCCGCAATTTGTAACACATTTTGAGTCAGAATATTCTCCACGATAATCACAAGGCTCATCACTACAACCATCTTCTTCAGCATTGTAACTAGGCCAGATACGTCCAATGTTTTTCCCATTCACCCAAGCGTAGCCTTTGCCCATTCCTTGCAAGTCCACCACAACAGGGTCTGTCCCCAGAGGAGCTTTGAAAGTAgtctttcaattataaaaacacTAATTAGTTTTAGTAGTTAAAAGATTATAACATTTCAAAacattattgaaaacaaaatgaagattaattaattaccttGTACCAAGTCAACATCCTGTTTGTGGGTAACTTCTCAGATTCCCATTTGCTTTGAGCAGCGAAGGGTGAGTCATCACTAAAGAGTTTGTGGTCCCAACCATGCAACCCTATCTTGTATGACCATTTGTGTGAGGATAAATTCTTAATGATGGTTTCTTCACCTTTTACACTGACCAACTCAATAGGCCCAACAAGACCGGCATGCCATGTATCAAAGAATGCCCCGTAGTTctatttcacaaaatataattaattaagcatTCTTAATCagtaaaattgaaacaaaaatttcttattatatgcaaaattattaaatcatatCAAGGTCCATAGGTAAAGTACCTGAAGTCCAACAGTGACACTGAGCAAGCTTATAGTATTcgttccatgcttcaacttaaTCTTCGGCTCAAATTTATCGTTGTGAATACCATATGTTGCCCAATGGGAATCTATTCATCAAACAGGTTATTGAAAAATTGTCACGAATATAGTCGATACAATATTGATTTAGAATATGGTTCTAAAATGTTACCAATATATTCTCCGTTGACGAATGCATGAATTACATGGCCGCTACCATTAATCCTAAGAGTCATATTTTCACTCCAAACTGGATCATCGTGCTTGACATGAAGTCTgtcataaaaggaaaaaagaaaaaaaaagtatgatcaACAGAACAAAGAGAAACAaaggaatttaattaaaaagataagaagTTAAGTGGGGGTGATTACTTTGTCATGTACCAAAGATAGTCACTAGCATCATTAGCCGCATCTTTTTGATCAAGAAGTCTGTGTGCAGAGACATTACTTTTACCATGAAGAGCCTTGTCAATGTTCTCTGATCTCCAGACCCACTTCAAAATTGCTGCCTCCTTTTCTGCCTTGCTATTTTCTTTAGTCATTACAGAGGTTTGCCATTCACCTGAttgagaaaatataaatttaagttattaattaGTAACATAAATCATTAATCGATCTTAGTGTATAAAAGTTTTCTTTAACCTTGGCAGTGTTATACTCTTCGTGCTGACAATCAGGAAGAATGCTGACAGACCATGCTGGAACAGTATAGTTATTCCCTCTAAATGTTAGAGTGGCATCAGCGGTGGTGTTGGTGTTGCTCAGGAAGCAGCTTGATGATCCATTTGTGGCATAAATAGTGACCTTAAATTTGAAAGTATGTTATAATAAGAACTTTTActcttaaataatataataataacacgAGCCATTTGTTAGTGTGTTTCAACTTTCTACCTTTCATTTACCTTAACAGAGTTGCCTAGATCAGTCTCGGATACGTTCCCACTCGTAAGAGCTTCCTCCATTGCCTTCAAAGCACTGTGAAGTTCTTTGAGGTGACCCCATTTTGGTTGGGCAATGTTACCtgcaaataaaagaataaaatatcaaaggttaatattcaataagaaaaaaatatataattctaaacatttaaataaattcaattacCATATTCATCTAGAGGAGCATCATAATCATATGATGTGGTAATGTATGGACCCCCGGCTGTTCTACCGAAGTTAGTGCCACCATGATACTGAACCAAAAAATCGTATACATATATTCAGGAACATGACGATTAATATTTTGAACTGTGAATTGTTtaccatataataattttgaaatgtgCCTCCGGTTTGGAAAAATCTAGCCACTGCAAAAGCAACATCTTCAGCAGTTCTGTGTGGATCTCGGCCACCCCaattcttgaaccttgaataattcacccaaaaaataaaagttcaaatttaatatctgttaataaaaaatatgaagataaaactgttttttgttttaaaattaaaaatttgaatacaCGAGTTAAGAATATTAAACCTACCAGCCTATCCAATTTTCGGTCCACATTTTAGGACTGTTAAAACTATTTGGTTCAAAGTTGTCACAATACCAACCATTGCAAGTATTGAtctataacataaaaaaaatgtaaaattatcaGCTtcacataataattatataaccatataatataaaatataaaaatatttaccatAGGCTGAGGAGCATCGGACTCCTGGCACATGATCCATGGAACCCCAACTTTCAAGGACTCCGCCATGTTCGCACACCAATTCATGTAAGCTTTTCCAGCATCTCCATATTGTGAAATTACGTTACCATATTCATTTTCGATCTAAAAATTATTGACCAATTTGTtaggaaatatatatatttttaaataataaaatcaatgaaCCATTCATAAAGGAGAtccaaaggaaaaaataataataaagtaccTGAGTGAGAATTATAGGACCACCTTGAGAAGCAAAAAGTTTCTCCTTTTTGAGCATATCCACGATCAAAGTAGTGAAATTTTGCATTTCAttcttaatttcaaattaaaacaaaagtcagcgaaaaacttataaaagctcaacaatataatacaaataagaaaaaataaacattaccaTGAACACACTATTGGCAGTCCGAATCTCGACATCAGGTAGATTGTGAACCCAGACAGGAATCCCTCTGAAAGTAGCCACAcagaaaattgaatttttttaatgttattcatgataaaaaaaaaatataataacatgcATTAAAACAAAAAGGATGATTAAATGTACCCATAATTCCATTCGGCACAAACATATGGACCAATGCGAAGAACACCATAAAGTCCAGACTCTTGAATCGTCTTGAGAAATCTGATGATATCATTATTGCCAGAAAAATCATACACACGACGTGAAGGTTCATGTGCATTCCAGAAAACATATGTTTCAATTGCATCTAATCCtccttctttggctttttggatTAACTCGGGCCACATCTATGATTAAATTGACAAAAATTAGTGTAGACAATATTACatacacataaaaaataaaatacatatgaTGAGTATAGTTACCTCAGGGGTGCTTCTAGGATAATGGATTGATCCAGATATGAGCACTCTACGCTTACCATCAATTTTGATGGCCCTTCCATCATGAGAGACATCAACAGCATGGGTGCCaatgaaggaaaaaataacAAGGCAAAAGCAAACTATTAGAGAAATAAAGCTCTTTGGAGTAGCCATAGTGACTCATAAAATAGTGTGATAGAATTGTACTTTATTTATACAGAGAGTGGTGTATTCCAGAATCGTTAGTTTCATTCTGTTATCTACCCCATCCCAAAAATATATTCTGTCAATTAAGATCTTAACAAGAGAATCTTTAActtaaacaacttaaaaagaattgTTAACAAATCCTATCCATGGAAACAACTCATAAAAACAACATGATCCTTTTCCAATTCGATAATTGGCTTATTTGTTATATTCCTTTCTATATCTTTCCAGCtatattttaactatttttaaatttattttacattcccattttgtaattaattcaaaatgttTTAGCATAATTGTTAAATGCAAAGTTTTGTAATCTAAAGTATATGTTCAAATATACGTAcaactttataatttaaaaacaagttattttctcaaataaaacGATTTCTACTTAAGAATGTCAAGCTAGTTACTTCTAAATTATAGattttcaacttttatttaatatttttaaaaaatatatgtacataaa
Protein-coding sequences here:
- the LOC732656 gene encoding dehydration-responsive element binding protein 3, which gives rise to MAKPSSEKPEEHSDSKYYKGVRKRKWGKWVSEIRLPNSRQRIWLGSYDTPEKAARAFDAAMFCLRGRNAKFNFPDNPPDIAGGTSMTPSQIQIAAAQFANAGPHEGHSGRPEHPPMESPSPSVSEGTIQTDSDVPTLNGSVTDLFTPVGSSGYASDYGIFPGFDDFSGDFYVPEMPNVNYGEENGEGFIVDESFLWNF
- the LOC100789456 gene encoding beta-galactosidase 15, with amino-acid sequence MATPKSFISLIVCFCLVIFSFIGTHAVDVSHDGRAIKIDGKRRVLISGSIHYPRSTPEMWPELIQKAKEGGLDAIETYVFWNAHEPSRRVYDFSGNNDIIRFLKTIQESGLYGVLRIGPYVCAEWNYGGIPVWVHNLPDVEIRTANSVFMNEMQNFTTLIVDMLKKEKLFASQGGPIILTQIENEYGNVISQYGDAGKAYMNWCANMAESLKVGVPWIMCQESDAPQPMINTCNGWYCDNFEPNSFNSPKMWTENWIGWFKNWGGRDPHRTAEDVAFAVARFFQTGGTFQNYYMYHGGTNFGRTAGGPYITTSYDYDAPLDEYGNIAQPKWGHLKELHSALKAMEEALTSGNVSETDLGNSVKVTIYATNGSSSCFLSNTNTTADATLTFRGNNYTVPAWSVSILPDCQHEEYNTAKVKEQTSVMTKENSKAEKEAAILKWVWRSENIDKALHGKSNVSAHRLLDQKDAANDASDYLWYMTKLHVKHDDPVWSENMTLRINGSGHVIHAFVNGEYIDSHWATYGIHNDKFEPKIKLKHGTNTISLLSVTVGLQNYGAFFDTWHAGLVGPIELVSVKGEETIIKNLSSHKWSYKIGLHGWDHKLFSDDSPFAAQSKWESEKLPTNRMLTWYKTTFKAPLGTDPVVVDLQGMGKGYAWVNGKNIGRIWPSYNAEEDGCSDEPCDYRGEYSDSKCVTNCGKPTQRWYHVPRSYLKDGANTLVLFAELGGNPSLVNFQTVVVGNVCANAYENKTLELSCQGRKISAIKFASFGDPKGVCGAFTNGSCESKSNALPIVQKACVGKEACSIDLSEKTFGATACGNLAKRLAVEAVC